Proteins from a single region of Antechinus flavipes isolate AdamAnt ecotype Samford, QLD, Australia chromosome 2, AdamAnt_v2, whole genome shotgun sequence:
- the TEX37 gene encoding testis-expressed sequence 37 protein, whose protein sequence is MKGIMYPSQAPLNLNMYKSSYMVDYKDFSKYKSPLEDPEEQRRAEIQLWQKEFHQAPFTSPFKQTKPSPAVKEPPPSVQDLESRPPPQEPAPKAPQAPFSPSLSKSAPVLMMRAFTKPQMAAQDLEAGALAQDPAQKGPQAPLYPTVSMSAPVLTREAPAFREPQKTARDQEPCPFTQEPAQKAPQAPVCPTVSSSAPALMKGYQAFKEPQRTRKTRSPVPSPRSRPRKPLRLPSAPLFPCRPPC, encoded by the exons ATGAAGGGCATAATGTATCCCAGCCAG GCACCTCTGAATTTGAATATGTACAAAAGTTCCTACATGGTCGACTACAAAGATTTTAGCAAATACAAATCTCCTCTGGAAGATCCTGAGGAG CAACGGAGGGCGGAAATCCAGTTATGGCAGAAAGAATTTCACCAGGCTCCTTTTACGTCACCATTCAAGCAGACAAAACCATCCCCAGCTGTTAAGGAGCCCCCGCCGTCTGTGCAAGACCTAGAGTCCCGGCCGCCCCCCCAGGAGCCAGCCCCCAAGGCCCCTCAGgctcctttctccccctctctgtccAAGTCTGCCCCCGTGCTGATGATGAGGGCTTTCACCAAGCCCCAGATGGCTGCACAAGACTTGGAGGCGGGGGCCTTGGCCCAGGACCCAGCGCAGAAGGGCCCCCAGGCTCCTCTCTATCCCACTGTGTCCATGTCGGCCCCGGTGCTGACAAGGGAAGCCCCAGCTTTCAGGGAGCCCCAGAAGACAGCCAGAGACCAGGAGCCCTGTCCCTTCACCCAGGAGCCTGCCCAGAAAGCCCCTCAGGCTCCCGTCTGCCCCACTGTTTCCTCATCAGCCCCCGCGCTAATGAAAGGGTACCAAGCTTTCAAGGAGCCCCAGAGGACCCGAAAGACCAGGAGCCCTGTCCCTTCACCCAGGAGCCGGCCCAGAAAACCTCTCAGGCTCCCCTCTGCCCCACTGTTTCCATGTCGGCCCCCCTGCTGA